The Nocardioides sp. S-1144 genome includes a region encoding these proteins:
- the aztC gene encoding zinc ABC transporter substrate-binding protein AztC, whose product MSAVRVVGAVLAAALLGPALVACSTSDDDDRPVVVVSTNILGDVVEEVVGDQAQVVTLMRPNADPHSFEISAQEAGRMRSADLVVSNGLGLEEGLQQHLDAAADDGVRAFVAGDAIEVLDYADGDASGSPDPHFWTDPARMVDVVEGLEAALVEVDGVDAEVVSAQADAYLEELGAVDAEMTETFAAIPAGQRALVTNHHVFGYLADRFDFEIVGAVIPGGTTLAAPSASDLADLVTAIEETGVRAVFAESSSPDRLVQALAQEAGVDVEVLELYTESLTEPGEGAEDYLTMLRANAERIAAGLA is encoded by the coding sequence GTGAGCGCCGTCCGCGTCGTGGGCGCCGTGCTGGCCGCTGCCCTGCTCGGCCCCGCGCTGGTGGCCTGCTCGACCAGTGACGACGACGACCGTCCGGTGGTCGTGGTGTCGACCAACATCCTGGGCGACGTCGTCGAGGAGGTCGTCGGCGACCAGGCGCAGGTCGTCACCCTCATGCGCCCGAACGCGGACCCGCACTCGTTCGAGATCTCGGCCCAGGAGGCGGGCCGGATGCGCTCGGCCGACCTCGTGGTCTCCAACGGGCTCGGCCTGGAGGAGGGCCTGCAGCAGCACCTGGACGCCGCCGCCGACGACGGCGTGCGCGCGTTCGTGGCCGGCGACGCGATCGAGGTCCTGGACTACGCCGACGGTGACGCGAGCGGGTCCCCCGACCCCCACTTCTGGACCGACCCCGCCCGCATGGTCGACGTCGTCGAGGGGCTCGAGGCCGCCCTCGTCGAGGTCGACGGCGTGGACGCGGAGGTCGTGTCGGCCCAGGCCGACGCCTACCTGGAGGAGCTCGGTGCGGTCGACGCCGAGATGACCGAGACCTTCGCCGCCATCCCCGCCGGACAGCGGGCGCTGGTGACCAACCACCACGTCTTCGGCTACCTCGCCGACCGCTTCGACTTCGAGATCGTGGGGGCCGTCATCCCGGGCGGCACGACCCTGGCCGCGCCCAGCGCCTCCGACCTCGCCGACCTCGTCACCGCGATCGAGGAGACCGGCGTCCGCGCCGTCTTCGCCGAGTCGTCCTCCCCCGACCGGCTGGTGCAGGCCCTCGCCCAGGAGGCCGGCGTCGACGTCGAGGTGCTCGAGCTCTACACCGAGTCGCTCACCGAGCCCGGGGAGGGCGCCGAGGACTACCTCACGATGCTGCGCGCCAACGCCGAGCGCATCGCCGCGGGCCTGGCCTGA
- the aztD gene encoding zinc metallochaperone AztD: protein MHTPLSRRVRLAAISSTALLVLAGCSSEDEDESAGDGEPGGSSSQSPGSTPAPTSPRVAVSYEGGIVVLDGATMEVVADVDSEEFTRLNPAGDDRHVMVTVADGFQLLDTGAGTESGEAELTDVVFEADTPGHVVTHAGRTVLYADGTSDTTVIDTASLATASEEAPETTTVPGVEAHHGVSIVLEDGTLLTTVGDAESRSGAVAQDEDGTVIAENDQCPGIHGEGTAADEAVVFGCDDGALLYVDGAFQKLAAPDQPYGRMGNAYVSETSPLVVGDYKTDPDAEGYLLDEVAVIDTAAATHEVVELPEGVEYTFRDVARGPDDLAYILATDGAIHVMDPETRELTDAFPVVDAWEGPAEWQDPHPAIKVAGTVAYVTDPADSEVHAVDLTTGEVLATATLDVAPNEIAVAG, encoded by the coding sequence ATGCACACACCCCTGTCCCGGCGAGTCCGCCTCGCGGCGATCTCGTCGACCGCCCTGCTGGTCCTGGCCGGCTGCTCGTCGGAGGACGAGGACGAGTCCGCCGGCGACGGCGAGCCGGGAGGCTCGTCGAGCCAGTCGCCGGGCTCGACGCCCGCGCCCACCTCACCCCGCGTCGCGGTCAGCTACGAGGGCGGCATCGTCGTCCTCGACGGTGCGACGATGGAGGTCGTCGCGGACGTGGACTCCGAGGAGTTCACCCGCCTCAACCCGGCCGGCGACGACCGCCACGTCATGGTGACGGTGGCCGACGGCTTCCAGCTCCTCGACACCGGTGCCGGCACCGAGAGCGGGGAGGCGGAGCTCACCGACGTCGTCTTCGAGGCCGACACTCCCGGTCACGTCGTCACGCACGCGGGCCGGACCGTGCTGTACGCCGACGGCACCAGCGACACCACCGTCATCGACACCGCGAGCCTCGCGACCGCGTCCGAGGAGGCGCCGGAGACCACGACCGTGCCGGGCGTCGAGGCCCACCACGGCGTCTCGATCGTCCTCGAGGACGGCACCCTGCTCACCACCGTCGGTGACGCCGAGTCGCGCTCCGGCGCCGTCGCGCAGGACGAGGACGGCACGGTGATCGCCGAGAACGACCAGTGCCCCGGCATCCACGGCGAGGGCACCGCGGCCGACGAGGCGGTCGTGTTCGGCTGCGACGACGGCGCACTGCTCTACGTCGACGGCGCCTTCCAGAAGCTGGCCGCCCCGGACCAGCCCTACGGCCGGATGGGCAACGCCTACGTCAGCGAGACCAGCCCGCTGGTCGTCGGCGACTACAAGACCGACCCCGACGCGGAGGGCTACCTGCTCGACGAGGTCGCCGTCATCGACACCGCCGCGGCCACCCACGAGGTCGTCGAGCTGCCCGAGGGCGTCGAGTACACCTTCCGCGACGTGGCTCGTGGCCCGGACGACCTGGCCTACATCCTGGCCACCGACGGAGCGATCCACGTGATGGACCCGGAGACCCGCGAGCTGACCGATGCGTTCCCGGTCGTCGACGCCTGGGAGGGCCCGGCCGAGTGGCAGGACCCGCACCCGGCCATCAAGGTGGCCGGCACCGTCGCCTACGTGACCGATCCCGCCGACAGCGAGGTGCACGCGGTCGACCTCACCACCGGTGAGGTGCTCGCGACGGCGACCCTCGACGTCGCCCCCAACGAGATCGCCGTCGCCGGCTAG
- a CDS encoding ABC transporter translates to MSPRLIVLAALAVLPLVACSGEPDPSPRDSSAGGDENHGEFAGAVELAEPALGLTTVDAAGVVRHLDLLDESVSELAGVGDASGVHTDGRFAFVQTSGGVDVVDSGVWTWDHVDHFHYYRAEPREVGTVPGTGPATVATTNSSTSGGSGVFFGESGEAVLLDTEALADGELVERYRVSTTPHDGLLVPVGDLALVTEPDASGTAARVLTLDGDGRPVPGGAHPCPDAQGTITTRVAAVIGCADGALLASVVDDELQVERIPYPPGTSAPAATSFAGRDGRPTVAALAGEDRVWLLDTRAESWTLLESPVPLAQVTAVDDDDEHVVGLSTDGRVVVLDGGSGELLGTSGRLVAASLRSGVGVPTMVADQQRVYLSAPAEKRLYEVDFADDARVARTFETPTRPLYVAGTGR, encoded by the coding sequence CGCCGGGGCCGTCGAGCTGGCCGAGCCGGCCCTCGGCCTGACCACGGTGGACGCGGCCGGTGTCGTGCGCCACCTCGACCTGCTCGACGAGAGCGTGAGCGAGCTCGCGGGCGTCGGGGACGCCAGCGGGGTGCACACCGATGGCCGGTTCGCCTTCGTGCAGACCTCGGGTGGCGTCGACGTCGTCGACAGCGGGGTGTGGACCTGGGACCACGTGGACCACTTCCACTACTACCGCGCCGAGCCGCGCGAGGTCGGGACCGTGCCGGGGACCGGCCCCGCCACCGTCGCCACGACGAACTCGTCGACGAGCGGGGGCAGCGGCGTGTTCTTCGGCGAGTCCGGCGAGGCGGTGCTGCTCGACACCGAGGCCCTCGCCGACGGCGAGCTGGTCGAGCGGTACCGGGTGTCGACCACCCCGCACGACGGCCTGCTGGTGCCGGTCGGCGACCTCGCGCTGGTCACCGAGCCCGACGCCTCGGGCACCGCGGCCCGGGTGCTCACCCTCGACGGCGACGGTCGCCCCGTGCCGGGCGGGGCGCACCCGTGCCCCGACGCCCAGGGCACCATCACCACCAGGGTGGCGGCCGTGATCGGCTGCGCCGACGGCGCGCTGCTGGCCAGCGTGGTCGACGACGAGCTGCAGGTCGAGCGCATCCCCTACCCGCCCGGCACCTCGGCACCGGCGGCGACGTCGTTCGCGGGGCGGGACGGCCGCCCGACGGTGGCGGCGCTCGCCGGCGAGGACCGGGTCTGGCTGCTGGACACGCGGGCGGAGTCCTGGACGCTGCTGGAATCGCCCGTGCCGCTGGCCCAGGTGACCGCGGTCGACGACGACGACGAGCACGTCGTCGGGCTCTCCACCGACGGCCGGGTCGTCGTCCTCGACGGTGGTTCGGGGGAGCTCCTGGGCACCTCGGGTCGCCTGGTCGCCGCGTCGCTCCGGTCCGGCGTCGGGGTCCCGACGATGGTGGCCGACCAGCAGCGGGTCTACCTCAGCGCGCCGGCGGAGAAGCGCCTCTACGAGGTCGACTTCGCCGACGACGCCCGGGTCGCCCGGACGTTCGAGACGCCGACCCGGCCCCTCTACGTCGCCGGGACCGGCCGGTGA